Proteins encoded within one genomic window of Epinephelus lanceolatus isolate andai-2023 chromosome 9, ASM4190304v1, whole genome shotgun sequence:
- the LOC117253053 gene encoding arrestin domain-containing protein 3-like: MSPIKDLHLVYEYLNEDGTFSEGDTITGTVSFTLTEATKVKGLMVKAKGDVNVHWTRGSGDSKKSYSAHERYFKVKEYLIAETGTDLPKGDHRFSFHLQIPQGDMPSSFKGIHGKIVYILEAKMSRSWRWPTTVKEELKFVSKNLLHLGQVMCPQSGSVDKETGVFSKRLVQMSATVDRKFCSPGDTISIVAQISNSSSKEMKPKFSLNQKVVYHASGSTQTDDQCLCKMIGEVITEKSERTVTCQMEIPPDVLYALHNCEHISVEHYLKVYLDISFAFDPEVVFPLGIVPSSMASLQPDEAAEPYSAWGAGAPGYSYFPPPAVPM; encoded by the exons ATGTCTCCCATAAAGGACCTGCATCTCGTCTATGAATATCTAAATGAAGATGGGACATTTTCTGAAGGAGATACTATCACAGGCACAGTCAGTTTTACTCTGACAGAAGCAACCAAAGTGAAGGGGCTGATGGTGAAAGCAAAAGGAGATGTGAATGTGCACTGGACACGTGGCTCTGGGGATAGCAAGAAATCATACAGTGCGCACGAGAGATACTTCAAAGTCAAAGAGTACCTGATTGCAGAAACTG GTACTGATCTCCCCAAAGGAGACCATCGCTTTTCGTTTCATCTTCAAATCCCACAGGG GGACATGCCGTCATCCTTCAAGGGGATTCATGGTAAAATTGTTTATATCCTTGAAGCAAAGATGTCCAGGAGCTGGCGGTGGCCCACTACAGTAAAAGAAGAGCTCAAATTTGTTTCAAAAAATCTTCTGCATCTTGGCCAGGTAATG TGCCCCCAGTCTGGTTCAGTGGACAAAGAGACGGGGGTTTTCTCCAAAAGATTGGTCCAAATGTCTGCTACTGTTGACAGGAAGTTCTGCTCTCCAG gTGACACAATATCTATTGTTGCCCAAATCAGCAACTCCTCTTCCAAAGAAATGAAGCCCAAATTCAGTTTAAATCAGAAGGTAGTGTACCATGCCAGTGGCTCCACTCAAACTGATGACCAATGTCTGTGCAAAATGATCGGAGAGGTTATCACAGAGAAGTCAGAGAGAACTGTGACCTGCCAAATGGAGATTCCTCCTGATGTCCTCTACGCTCTCCATAACTGTGAACATATCTCAGTTGAACATTACCTCAAG gTGTATTTGGACATCAGTTTTGCCTTCGACCCAGAGGTGGTGTTTCCACTGGGCATCGTTCCTTCTAGCATGGCCTCCCTTCAGCCTGATGAGGCTGCGGAGCCTTACTCAGCATGGGGTGCTGGAGCCCCAGGTTACAGCTACTTCCCTCCCCCTGCCGTCCCTATGTGA
- the LOC117252144 gene encoding uncharacterized protein LOC117252144 yields MGRRLPCVYLLVFVIFQEAPGFKIQNKLLGKCLQVQEGTSGRRVSLGDCSPHLALQEWRWHPESHALRNHHTKECLTAPGEQYEGVHMQPCLSQAESEETGAGVAAMDMGSEASGQAWSCSKKGHLTLTGRGLHLSATQESTLVFLSREHKQPGSRWRALDNQTLCNGRDNKHHQHQPHHNLGKMLEPGVFPSTVADIRRQAEPFEGIMAAEVTETYHGMDAPLSSLSTKSPADPTMIFFSMDYGMGWKITMLVLSSLALVLGTVILILNVYTNRRKKVVCVLKSYTPKPEVSVPGSPVPSERAPLTEHAMRLPHSSPTLQRGAILIEWKDGTVTPLYEA; encoded by the exons ATGGGAAGAAGGCTCCCGTGTGTCTACTTGCTTGTCTTCGTCATTTTCCAAG AGGCACCTGGCTTCAAGATCCAGAACAAGCTGCTTGGAAAATGTCTGCAGGTGCAGGAAGGAACTTCAGGGAGAAGAGTATCTCTAGGTGATTGCAGCCCACATTTGGCCTTACAGGAATGGCGTTGGCACCCAGAGAGCCATGCTCTCAGAAATCACCACACCAAGGAGTGTCTGACGGCACCAGGAGAGCAGTACGAAGGTGTCCACATGCAGCCCTGCCTCTCTCAGGCTGAAAGTGAGGAGACTGGTGCCGGAGTGGCAGCGATGGATATGGGCAGTGAGGCAAGTGGCCAAGCATGGTCCTGTTCCAAGAAAGGTCACCTCACTTTGACAGGGAGGGGTCTGCACCTGAGTGCTACACAAGAATCCACTTTGGTCTTCCTTTCGAGGGAACATAAGCAg CCTGGCAGCAGGTGGCGGGCTCTTGACAACCAGACACTGTGCAATGGGAGAGACAACAAACATCACCAACACCAACCTCACCACAATCTGGGGAAGATGTTGGAGCCTGGAGTTTTTCCAAGTACTGTTGCCGATATACGCAGACAGGCTGAACCAT TTGAAGGTATAATGGCCGCTGAGGTTACAGAAACATATCATGGAATGGATGCTCCTCTTTCATCCCTGAGCACCAAATCCCCTGCAGATCCCACCATGATTTTCTTCAGTATGGACTATG gGATGGGCTGGAAGATAACCATGTTGGTACTGAGCTCTTTGGCTCTGGTCCTGGGGACTGTGATTCTTATTCTCAATGTTTACACCAATAG AAGAAAGAAGGTGGTGTGTGTTCTGAAGTCATACACTCCGAAGCCAGAGGTGAGTGTTCCCGGCTCCCCAGTGCCCAGTGAAAGAGCCCCACTGACAGAGCACGCCATGCGCCTCCCACACTCCTCCCCGACTTTACAGCGAGGAGCAATCCTGATTGAGTGGAAGGATGGCACTGTTACCCCGCTGTACGAGGCCTGA